A region from the Lysobacter sp. BMK333-48F3 genome encodes:
- a CDS encoding VirB3 family type IV secretion system protein: protein MHKNVLFRGCTRPPMFLGVPYVPFAIGAGTSLLLTFYIDMFCILLLPIVIFIMRQMARRDEMIFRLLGLRLQFRMRVRNLQKNASMWVFSPNLYRNPGEKSKA, encoded by the coding sequence ATGCATAAGAACGTACTGTTTCGCGGCTGCACCCGCCCGCCGATGTTCCTCGGCGTGCCGTACGTGCCGTTCGCGATCGGCGCGGGCACCAGCCTGCTGCTGACGTTCTACATCGACATGTTCTGCATCCTGCTGCTGCCGATCGTGATTTTCATCATGCGGCAGATGGCCCGGCGCGACGAAATGATCTTCCGTCTGCTCGGCCTGCGGCTGCAGTTCCGCATGCGGGTCCGCAACCTGCAGAAGAACGCGAGCATGTGGGTTTTCTCGCCGAACCTCTATCGCAATCCTGGCGAAAAGAGCAAGGCATAG
- a CDS encoding TrbC/VirB2 family protein, which yields MNTIVLKNFASAFAMAVMFVALLALPELAFAQNPAEGRVKGFLDNLNGLLNIASVAIVTIAVIFAGYQIAFAHKRIADVAPVLLGGFLIGAAAQLAKMVIPEDVGADPGMILSALSLYA from the coding sequence ATGAATACCATCGTCCTCAAGAACTTCGCCTCGGCCTTCGCCATGGCCGTCATGTTCGTCGCCCTGCTGGCCCTGCCCGAGCTGGCCTTCGCCCAGAACCCGGCCGAAGGCCGCGTCAAGGGCTTCCTCGACAACCTGAACGGCCTGCTGAACATCGCTTCGGTCGCCATCGTGACCATCGCCGTGATCTTCGCCGGCTACCAGATCGCCTTCGCCCACAAGCGCATCGCCGACGTCGCTCCGGTCCTGCTCGGCGGCTTCCTGATCGGCGCCGCGGCCCAGCTGGCCAAGATGGTGATTCCGGAAGACGTCGGCGCCGACCCGGGCATGATCCTGTCCGCTCTGTCGCTGTATGCATAA
- a CDS encoding lytic transglycosylase domain-containing protein, whose product MLPGIELTNCTGLAVPNEVMQHVVRVESSFNPYAIGVVGGRLVRQPKNLSEAVATARMLERRGYNFSLGVAQVNRYNLEKYGLPSYEKAFEVCPNLQAGSKILAECYGRSGSNWGKSFSCYYSGNFVTGFRHGYVQKIYASINKAAAAESDGQAIALAGLAAPAQRRVGSAPMSAAAATATARGVYAPGRQSGPQRLAAALDPASAPVAAAPAMAAVAAPMPLPTPVVVGPQPLAAAVRLAPAGTAAVQPQPLQPVKVMPMNAATAAAPVAPAPATAVSPGDQAFVF is encoded by the coding sequence ATGTTGCCCGGAATTGAGTTGACGAATTGCACGGGCCTGGCTGTCCCGAACGAAGTGATGCAACACGTCGTGCGCGTGGAGTCCTCGTTCAATCCCTACGCCATCGGCGTGGTCGGCGGCCGCCTGGTGCGCCAGCCCAAGAACCTGTCCGAGGCGGTGGCCACCGCGCGCATGCTCGAGCGCCGCGGCTACAACTTTTCGCTCGGCGTCGCCCAGGTCAATCGTTACAACCTGGAGAAGTACGGCCTGCCGTCGTACGAAAAGGCGTTCGAAGTCTGCCCGAACCTGCAGGCCGGCTCGAAGATCCTGGCCGAATGCTATGGCCGCTCCGGCTCGAACTGGGGCAAGTCCTTCAGCTGCTACTACTCCGGAAACTTCGTCACCGGTTTCCGTCACGGCTACGTGCAGAAGATCTACGCGTCGATCAACAAGGCCGCCGCGGCCGAGTCCGACGGCCAGGCCATCGCCCTGGCCGGCCTCGCCGCGCCGGCCCAGCGCCGGGTCGGCAGCGCGCCGATGTCGGCGGCCGCGGCGACCGCGACCGCGCGCGGGGTCTATGCCCCCGGCCGTCAGTCGGGCCCGCAGCGCCTGGCCGCCGCGCTCGACCCGGCGTCCGCGCCGGTCGCCGCCGCGCCGGCGATGGCCGCGGTCGCGGCCCCGATGCCGTTACCTACGCCAGTGGTGGTGGGGCCGCAGCCCCTTGCCGCGGCGGTCCGACTTGCTCCGGCCGGTACGGCTGCGGTCCAGCCGCAACCGCTCCAGCCGGTCAAGGTGATGCCGATGAACGCGGCCACGGCGGCTGCGCCTGTCGCTCCCGCGCCGGCAACGGCGGTTTCCCCGGGAGACCAGGCCTTCGTCTTTTGA
- the virB11 gene encoding P-type DNA transfer ATPase VirB11: MDADNSPIAQVSNAFLEYQYQVLGILEYMSSPDVTEICINRPGELYLETRSGWNRIEVPSLTFERARQFCTAVVNESNTGQRITDADPVVSLTFPTGQRAQFVIPPACDSGKVSITIRLPSKHSKTLAQYQEDGFFNQILEGAHTISDHDRELLELRAQRNYADFFRKAVQYKKNIVVAGATGSGKTTFMKSLVGHIPNYERLVTIEDARELFIEQPNVVHLLYSKGGQSTSNVTAKSCMEACLRMKPDRIILAELRGDESFYFIRNCASGHPGSITSCHAGSTAQTWDQLALMVKASNEGSGLEFSVIKRLLMMTIDILVHIKAHAGQRYITGIDFNPERAFAE; encoded by the coding sequence ATGGACGCAGACAATTCACCGATAGCGCAGGTTTCCAACGCGTTCTTGGAGTATCAGTACCAGGTGCTCGGCATCCTGGAATACATGAGCTCCCCGGACGTCACCGAAATCTGCATCAACCGGCCGGGCGAGCTCTATCTGGAGACTCGCTCCGGCTGGAACCGGATCGAAGTGCCGAGCCTGACGTTCGAGCGGGCCCGGCAGTTCTGCACCGCGGTGGTCAACGAGAGCAATACCGGCCAGCGCATCACCGATGCCGACCCGGTGGTCTCGTTGACCTTCCCGACCGGGCAGCGCGCCCAGTTCGTGATCCCGCCGGCCTGCGACTCGGGCAAGGTGTCGATCACGATCCGCTTGCCGTCCAAGCACAGCAAGACCCTGGCCCAGTACCAGGAAGACGGTTTCTTCAACCAGATCCTGGAAGGCGCGCACACCATCAGCGACCACGACCGGGAGCTGCTGGAGCTGCGCGCGCAGCGCAACTACGCCGACTTCTTCCGCAAGGCGGTGCAGTACAAGAAGAACATCGTGGTCGCCGGCGCCACCGGCAGCGGCAAGACCACCTTCATGAAGTCGCTGGTCGGTCACATTCCGAACTACGAACGGCTGGTGACGATCGAGGACGCGCGCGAACTCTTCATCGAACAGCCGAATGTGGTGCACTTGCTCTACTCAAAAGGTGGACAAAGCACCAGCAATGTCACGGCCAAGAGCTGCATGGAGGCCTGTCTGCGAATGAAGCCGGACCGGATCATCCTGGCCGAGCTGCGCGGCGACGAATCGTTCTATTTCATTCGTAACTGCGCCTCGGGCCACCCGGGATCGATCACCAGCTGTCACGCCGGCAGTACCGCGCAGACCTGGGATCAGCTCGCGCTGATGGTGAAGGCGTCCAACGAAGGGTCGGGGCTGGAGTTCTCGGTCATCAAGCGCTTGTTGATGATGACCATCGATATCCTGGTGCATATCAAGGCCCACGCGGGCCAGCGATACATCACCGGCATCGACTTCAACCCGGAGCGCGCCTTCGCCGAGTGA
- a CDS encoding TrbI/VirB10 family protein, translated as MSQNIPPNTPGQPDDNNGQQGAYGYAGAGANPYYGQQQAAAAPNLDAGAPMLKSADVQKLNRKAMLFLGGIVLLLIVAAIWMFKSATSGDEDKKPVEEEVVNIPELPKAATDNAPPLPPVEQVQEMPPLPMVPEPSPQELAEREAPPPEEQGPRPPSLLERRMGMAEGGGYASSGAGSDGSGNDPYAAAMAAAVQANSPGGGAKPRDERDMPTSAQPLYNPDTLLLRGTYIRCVMETRIITDIPGFTSCIVTEPTYSVNGRRLLLPKGSKISGRYQSDNINGPRVSVIWDRITTPTGIDVSMASPGVDNLGGAGHPGDYNAHWGSRIASALLISLISDAFKYAAAKNGPRSTEVTNSGNVVETPYESNTAEAMERLANQALDKSINRPATVTINQGTIVNVYVAKDVDFSSVMR; from the coding sequence ATGAGCCAGAACATTCCGCCCAACACGCCCGGCCAGCCGGACGACAACAACGGCCAGCAGGGCGCCTACGGCTATGCCGGCGCCGGCGCCAACCCCTATTACGGCCAGCAGCAGGCGGCCGCGGCGCCGAACCTGGACGCCGGCGCGCCGATGTTGAAGTCGGCCGACGTACAGAAGCTCAACCGCAAGGCGATGCTGTTCCTCGGCGGCATCGTGCTGCTGTTGATCGTCGCCGCGATTTGGATGTTCAAGAGCGCGACCTCGGGCGACGAGGACAAGAAGCCGGTCGAGGAAGAGGTGGTCAACATTCCGGAGCTGCCGAAGGCCGCTACCGACAATGCGCCGCCGTTGCCGCCGGTGGAGCAGGTGCAGGAAATGCCGCCGCTGCCGATGGTGCCCGAACCCTCCCCGCAGGAACTGGCCGAGCGCGAAGCGCCGCCGCCGGAAGAGCAGGGCCCGCGCCCGCCGTCGCTGCTCGAGCGACGCATGGGCATGGCCGAAGGCGGCGGTTACGCCAGCTCCGGCGCCGGCTCCGACGGCAGCGGCAACGACCCGTACGCGGCGGCCATGGCCGCGGCGGTGCAGGCCAACTCGCCGGGCGGCGGCGCCAAGCCGCGCGACGAGCGCGACATGCCGACCAGCGCCCAGCCGCTGTACAACCCGGACACCTTGCTGCTGCGCGGCACCTACATCCGCTGCGTGATGGAAACCCGGATCATCACCGATATCCCGGGCTTCACCTCCTGCATCGTGACCGAGCCGACCTATTCGGTGAACGGGCGCCGCCTGTTGCTGCCGAAGGGCTCGAAGATCTCCGGCCGCTACCAGTCCGACAACATCAACGGACCGCGCGTTTCGGTGATCTGGGACCGCATCACCACGCCGACCGGCATCGACGTGAGCATGGCCAGCCCGGGCGTCGACAACCTCGGCGGCGCCGGCCATCCGGGCGACTACAACGCGCACTGGGGCAGCCGCATCGCCTCGGCCCTGCTGATCAGCCTGATCAGCGATGCGTTCAAGTACGCCGCGGCCAAGAACGGCCCGCGCTCGACCGAAGTCACCAACAGCGGCAACGTGGTGGAGACCCCGTACGAGAGCAACACCGCCGAAGCGATGGAGCGTCTGGCCAACCAGGCCCTGGACAAGAGCATCAACCGCCCGGCGACCGTGACCATCAACCAGGGCACGATCGTCAATGTCTACGTCGCCAAGGACGTCGACTTCTCCTCGGTCATGAGGTAA
- a CDS encoding TrbG/VirB9 family P-type conjugative transfer protein, which yields MFLAVSGLAQPVSAQVIQEYEYEANRIYTVRTGLGITTQIELSPSENILDYSTGFSSGWDLSRRDNVFYIKPKNVDVDTNMMIRTSTHSYIFELKVVATDWRVLEQAKQAGVQYKIKFVYPNDTEFSNAKEAKAEEPTPELNTSLDKNRVYNFEYQYSSRKKQSWLVPTNVYDDGQFTYIKISGLKSLPTGNFPAVFAREREGSEDFVVNSTVQDNTIVVHGTYPYLIIRHGNNVVGLRRKKQK from the coding sequence ATGTTCCTGGCGGTTTCCGGCCTCGCGCAACCCGTTTCGGCCCAGGTCATCCAGGAGTACGAATACGAGGCCAATCGTATCTACACGGTGCGCACCGGCCTGGGCATCACCACCCAGATCGAGCTCAGCCCGAGCGAGAACATCCTCGACTACAGCACCGGTTTCAGCTCCGGCTGGGACCTGAGCCGCCGCGACAACGTGTTCTACATCAAGCCCAAGAACGTCGACGTCGACACCAACATGATGATCCGTACGAGCACCCACTCGTACATCTTCGAGTTGAAGGTCGTCGCCACCGACTGGCGCGTGCTGGAACAGGCCAAGCAGGCCGGCGTGCAGTACAAGATCAAGTTCGTCTACCCGAACGACACCGAGTTCTCGAACGCGAAAGAGGCGAAGGCCGAGGAGCCGACCCCGGAGCTGAACACCTCGCTCGACAAGAACCGGGTCTACAACTTCGAATACCAGTACTCGAGCCGCAAGAAGCAGTCCTGGCTGGTGCCGACCAACGTCTACGACGACGGCCAATTCACTTACATCAAGATCAGTGGGCTGAAGTCTCTGCCGACCGGCAACTTTCCCGCGGTGTTCGCCCGCGAACGCGAAGGCAGCGAAGATTTCGTCGTCAATTCCACGGTCCAGGACAACACGATCGTGGTGCACGGGACCTATCCCTACTTGATCATCCGGCACGGCAATAACGTCGTCGGTCTGCGCAGGAAGAAGCAGAAATGA
- a CDS encoding type IV secretion system protein: MDAAQMFGKKPVTPQIENAVAKAANYEVTVADIARKSERRAWIVAWCAIVMSLILAGGYFYFLPLKEKVPYVVLADAYNGTATVARLANDFTNPSIATSEAINKANISQFIMARESYDYSQIGQKDWGTVFAMATPQVTSGYSTLFKNDNPNNPITIYGKTKTLRVKILSIQLQGDKNVDSKAKVATVRFQRSVYNKDSGGSTPLDSKIATIEYLYKSNLKMDELNRLANPLGFQVTGYRVDNDYAASPPIATENYDPSAPPQQQAPQQQAYPQQAYPQGYPQQPGAPGQPGAAPAQPGAAPAGYPPGAAPPQPGQPGAPLPTNPAANPAMTPAAAQAAPTGNANGVSTR; this comes from the coding sequence ATGGATGCAGCCCAGATGTTCGGAAAAAAGCCCGTAACCCCGCAAATCGAAAACGCGGTCGCCAAGGCGGCCAACTACGAAGTCACCGTCGCCGACATCGCCCGCAAGAGCGAGCGCCGCGCCTGGATCGTCGCCTGGTGCGCGATCGTCATGTCGCTGATCCTGGCCGGCGGTTACTTCTATTTCCTGCCGCTGAAGGAGAAGGTGCCGTACGTGGTGCTGGCCGACGCCTATAACGGCACCGCGACCGTGGCCCGCCTGGCCAACGACTTCACCAATCCTTCCATCGCCACCAGCGAGGCGATCAACAAGGCCAATATTTCCCAGTTCATCATGGCCCGCGAGTCGTACGACTACTCGCAGATCGGCCAGAAGGACTGGGGCACGGTGTTCGCGATGGCCACCCCGCAGGTCACCAGCGGCTACTCGACGTTGTTCAAGAACGACAACCCGAACAACCCGATCACCATCTACGGCAAGACCAAGACCTTGCGGGTCAAGATCCTCAGCATCCAGCTGCAGGGCGACAAGAACGTCGATTCGAAGGCCAAGGTGGCGACGGTGCGCTTCCAGCGCAGCGTCTACAACAAGGACTCCGGCGGCTCGACCCCGCTCGACAGCAAGATCGCCACGATCGAGTACCTGTACAAGTCGAACCTGAAGATGGACGAGCTCAACCGCTTGGCCAATCCGCTCGGCTTCCAGGTCACCGGCTACCGCGTCGACAACGACTACGCCGCCTCGCCGCCGATCGCTACCGAAAACTACGATCCCAGCGCCCCGCCGCAGCAGCAGGCGCCGCAGCAGCAGGCCTACCCGCAGCAGGCGTATCCGCAGGGCTATCCGCAGCAGCCTGGCGCGCCCGGCCAGCCCGGCGCCGCTCCCGCGCAGCCCGGCGCCGCGCCGGCGGGCTATCCGCCCGGCGCCGCGCCGCCGCAGCCGGGCCAGCCTGGCGCACCGCTTCCCACCAACCCCGCCGCCAATCCGGCAATGACGCCGGCGGCCGCCCAAGCTGCACCGACTGGCAATGCGAATGGAGTCAGCACCCGATGA
- a CDS encoding pyridoxal phosphate-dependent aminotransferase: protein MTPETKLPKVGTTIFTVMSQLALEHQAVNLGQGFPDFDVPARLVDALARAMAEGKNQYAPMTGIPALRQAIAAKTERCYGHRPDADAEITVVSGASEAIFDAVQAVVRPGEEVIVLDPCYDSYEPAIDLAGGRAVHVPLDPQTFAVDWDRVRAAVTPKTRMLMINSPHNPSGAMFDEGDIARLSELLRDTGIYLLSDEVYEHIVFDGRRHESVLRYPELRERAFVVSSFGKTYHCTGWKIGYCIAPPALSAELRKVHQYNSFCSFAPAQWAFAEMIQAEPEHYEQLGAFYQAKRDAFRDQLLGTRLRPLPVPGGYFQLVDYSQVSDLDDVAFCRWLTIEKGVAAIPLSPFYESAPAGQRLARLCFAKNPATLDAAIERLARL from the coding sequence ATGACGCCCGAAACCAAGCTGCCCAAGGTCGGTACCACCATCTTCACCGTGATGTCGCAGCTCGCTCTCGAGCACCAGGCGGTCAATCTCGGCCAGGGCTTCCCGGACTTCGACGTGCCCGCGCGCCTGGTCGACGCGCTCGCACGGGCGATGGCCGAGGGCAAGAACCAGTACGCGCCGATGACCGGCATCCCGGCGTTGCGCCAGGCCATCGCGGCGAAGACCGAGCGTTGCTACGGCCACCGGCCCGACGCCGACGCCGAGATCACCGTGGTTTCCGGCGCCAGCGAGGCGATCTTCGACGCGGTGCAGGCGGTGGTGCGGCCGGGCGAGGAGGTGATCGTGCTCGATCCCTGCTACGACAGCTACGAGCCGGCGATCGACCTGGCCGGCGGCCGCGCCGTGCACGTGCCGCTGGACCCGCAGACCTTCGCGGTCGACTGGGACCGGGTGCGCGCCGCGGTCACGCCCAAGACCCGCATGCTGATGATCAACTCGCCGCACAATCCCTCCGGGGCCATGTTCGACGAAGGCGACATCGCCCGGCTGAGCGAGCTGCTGCGCGACACCGGCATCTATCTGCTCTCCGACGAGGTCTACGAGCACATCGTGTTCGACGGCCGCCGCCACGAATCGGTGCTGCGCTACCCCGAACTGCGCGAGCGCGCCTTCGTGGTGTCCAGCTTCGGCAAGACCTATCACTGCACCGGCTGGAAGATCGGCTACTGCATCGCGCCGCCGGCGCTGTCGGCCGAGCTGCGCAAGGTGCACCAGTACAACAGCTTCTGCAGCTTCGCCCCGGCGCAATGGGCGTTCGCCGAGATGATCCAGGCCGAGCCGGAGCACTACGAACAGCTCGGCGCCTTCTACCAGGCCAAGCGCGACGCCTTCCGCGATCAGCTGTTGGGCACGCGGCTGCGGCCGTTGCCGGTGCCGGGCGGCTACTTCCAACTGGTCGACTACTCGCAGGTCAGCGATCTGGACGACGTCGCGTTCTGCCGCTGGCTGACGATCGAGAAGGGCGTCGCGGCGATTCCGCTGTCGCCGTTCTACGAAAGCGCGCCGGCCGGACAGCGCCTGGCGCGGCTGTGCTTCGCCAAGAATCCGGCCACCCTGGATGCGGCGATCGAGCGCCTGGCCCGACTTTGA
- a CDS encoding DUF3293 domain-containing protein, translated as MRELQVVNAAELALAYAAAEYAVALDGDALPLRVGRPAGDLEAYWPASRYLFVSAWNPASEPHSESANRAADERLIARLEAAGIPRHAAWAQDCAGEWREPGWLLADLDDLAANALARDFGQAGVLAWSRGEPVRLRMLIARPLDAEGSDYTDWIGA; from the coding sequence ATGCGCGAATTGCAGGTCGTCAATGCCGCCGAACTGGCGCTCGCCTATGCCGCCGCCGAGTACGCGGTGGCGCTGGACGGCGACGCCCTGCCGCTGCGGGTCGGGCGCCCGGCGGGCGACCTGGAAGCCTACTGGCCGGCCTCGCGTTACCTGTTCGTCAGCGCCTGGAACCCGGCCTCCGAACCGCACTCGGAAAGCGCCAACCGCGCCGCCGACGAACGCCTGATCGCCCGCCTGGAGGCCGCCGGCATCCCGCGCCATGCCGCCTGGGCCCAGGACTGCGCCGGCGAATGGCGCGAGCCGGGCTGGCTGCTGGCCGATCTCGACGACCTCGCCGCCAACGCCCTGGCGCGCGATTTCGGCCAGGCCGGCGTGCTGGCCTGGAGCCGCGGCGAGCCGGTCCGGCTGCGGATGCTGATCGCCCGCCCGCTCGACGCCGAGGGCTCCGACTACACCGACTGGATCGGCGCCTGA
- the ccmA gene encoding heme ABC exporter ATP-binding protein CcmA, with product MTSTPASAPPLLQSRALRFTRNDEPVFGPLDFSVAAGEALLVQGDNGAGKTTLLRVLAGLLRADAGEIELDGRLADAAHRARAIAYLGHLPGFKADLSALENLRFLCGLQGRRPGQSLEHALAIVGLAGYEDAPARQLSAGQKKRLSLARLWLSPAPLWLLDEPYANLDLDGIELVNRMVQAHLGEGGAALVTTHGAYAAPPVRTRMLILEKAA from the coding sequence ATGACGTCCACGCCCGCTTCCGCCCCGCCGCTGCTGCAATCCCGCGCCCTGCGCTTCACGCGCAACGACGAACCCGTGTTCGGCCCGCTGGATTTTTCGGTGGCCGCCGGCGAGGCCTTGCTGGTCCAGGGCGACAACGGCGCCGGCAAGACCACCTTGCTGCGGGTGCTGGCCGGGCTGCTGCGCGCCGACGCCGGCGAGATCGAACTCGACGGCCGCCTGGCCGACGCCGCTCACCGCGCCCGCGCCATCGCCTACCTCGGCCATCTGCCGGGCTTCAAGGCCGACCTCAGCGCGCTGGAGAACCTGCGCTTCCTGTGCGGCCTGCAGGGCCGCCGCCCCGGCCAGTCGCTGGAGCACGCGCTGGCCATCGTCGGCCTGGCCGGCTACGAGGACGCGCCGGCGCGCCAGCTCTCGGCCGGGCAGAAGAAGCGCCTGTCGCTGGCCCGGCTGTGGCTGTCGCCCGCGCCGTTGTGGCTGCTCGACGAACCCTATGCCAACCTCGACCTGGACGGGATCGAACTGGTCAACCGGATGGTCCAGGCGCACCTGGGCGAAGGCGGCGCGGCCCTGGTCACCACCCACGGCGCCTATGCCGCACCGCCGGTGCGGACCCGGATGCTGATCCTGGAGAAGGCCGCATGA
- the ccmB gene encoding heme exporter protein CcmB, with translation MTAPAPPEHVPHEHAPPQHAPPAHDGALPGLAGAARALLARDLRLLWRRRGDAAQPALLALLVVTLFALALGGEKQALARVAAAVLWLAVLLAGLLSLDTLFRGDAEDGSLEQWMLAPVPLGWLVAVRTFMHWATTALPLLLATPLLAQLLYLPPEQLPVLMASLALGTPLLSLLGAVVAALTVGMRRSGILLALLALPLYVPVLVFGAGSVAASAQGLDPVGALLILAAGLAVALLLAPLAAAAAIRIALS, from the coding sequence ATGACCGCCCCGGCTCCACCCGAGCACGTTCCACACGAACACGCTCCACCCCAACACGCTCCGCCCGCGCACGACGGCGCCCTGCCCGGCCTGGCCGGCGCGGCGCGCGCCCTGCTGGCGCGCGATCTGCGCCTGCTTTGGCGGCGCCGCGGCGACGCGGCGCAACCGGCGCTGCTGGCGTTGTTGGTGGTGACCCTGTTCGCCCTGGCCCTGGGCGGCGAGAAGCAGGCCCTGGCGCGGGTCGCCGCGGCGGTGCTGTGGCTGGCGGTGCTGCTGGCCGGCCTGCTGTCGCTGGACACGCTGTTCCGCGGCGACGCCGAGGACGGCTCGCTGGAACAATGGATGCTGGCGCCGGTGCCGCTGGGCTGGCTGGTCGCGGTGCGCACGTTCATGCATTGGGCCACCACCGCCCTGCCGCTGCTGCTGGCGACGCCGCTGCTGGCCCAGTTGCTGTACCTGCCGCCGGAGCAATTACCGGTGCTGATGGCCTCGCTGGCTCTGGGCACGCCCCTGCTGAGCCTGCTCGGCGCGGTGGTCGCGGCGCTGACGGTCGGCATGCGCCGCTCTGGTATTCTCCTGGCCTTGTTGGCGTTGCCGTTGTACGTTCCCGTGCTGGTGTTCGGCGCCGGCAGCGTGGCCGCCTCGGCCCAGGGATTGGACCCGGTCGGCGCCTTGCTGATCCTGGCCGCCGGCCTGGCGGTGGCGCTGCTGCTGGCGCCGCTGGCCGCGGCGGCCGCGATCCGCATCGCGCTGAGCTGA
- the ccmC gene encoding heme ABC transporter permease CcmC: MNPIVRWFHQLGSPPYFDRFAARWAPWAYGLGLLVMAWGLYGALFQVPADYQQKDSFRILYIHVPSAWMSMAVFALMALYAGIALVWRIKLCEILAMACAPIGAGFTVITLATGSIWGRPMWGTWWDWDPRLTSELILLFLYLGVIGLYQAIDDRRAAARAAGLLAIVGVALLPVIRYSVEWWNSLHQGQTIRLLGKSSMDPSMMLPLVLMLIGTKLWFIGALLTRARADNLRRERGKAWVAELAGAGEEAR, from the coding sequence ATGAATCCCATCGTCCGCTGGTTCCACCAACTCGGTTCGCCGCCTTACTTCGACCGCTTCGCCGCGCGCTGGGCGCCGTGGGCCTACGGCCTGGGCCTGCTGGTCATGGCCTGGGGCCTGTACGGCGCGCTGTTCCAGGTGCCGGCCGACTACCAGCAGAAAGACAGCTTCCGCATTCTCTATATCCACGTGCCCAGCGCCTGGATGAGCATGGCGGTGTTCGCGCTGATGGCGCTGTACGCCGGCATCGCCCTGGTCTGGCGGATCAAGCTGTGCGAGATCCTGGCCATGGCCTGCGCGCCGATCGGCGCCGGCTTCACCGTCATCACCCTGGCCACCGGCTCGATCTGGGGCCGGCCGATGTGGGGCACCTGGTGGGACTGGGACCCGCGCCTGACCAGCGAACTGATCCTGCTGTTCCTGTACCTGGGCGTGATCGGCCTGTACCAGGCCATCGACGATCGCCGCGCCGCCGCGCGCGCCGCCGGCCTGCTGGCGATCGTCGGCGTCGCCCTGCTGCCGGTGATCCGCTACTCGGTGGAATGGTGGAATTCGCTGCACCAGGGCCAGACCATCCGTCTGCTCGGCAAGTCGAGCATGGACCCGAGCATGATGCTGCCGCTGGTGCTGATGCTGATCGGCACCAAGCTGTGGTTCATCGGCGCGTTGCTGACCCGCGCCCGCGCCGACAATCTGCGCCGCGAGCGCGGCAAGGCCTGGGTCGCCGAACTGGCCGGCGCCGGCGAGGAAGCGCGCTGA
- the ccmD gene encoding heme exporter protein CcmD, whose protein sequence is MEYLSYIVAAYAVFVVVLGWDFVAGHWQVRRELRQARARAARVAAAAARPRSGELSR, encoded by the coding sequence ATGGAATACCTGTCCTATATCGTCGCCGCCTATGCGGTCTTCGTCGTCGTGCTGGGCTGGGACTTCGTCGCCGGCCACTGGCAGGTGCGGCGCGAGCTGCGCCAGGCCCGCGCCCGCGCCGCGCGCGTCGCGGCTGCGGCGGCACGGCCTCGCAGCGGAGAACTGAGCCGATGA
- the ccmE gene encoding cytochrome c maturation protein CcmE, with product MNPTRRRRLLWVLGLVAAAGVATALVATALQRNIAYLYTPSEVLRGEAGETARFRLGGMVAAGSFQRTRGSLESQFRVTDGDAELAVRYSGILPDLFRERQAVVATGRMQGDIFVAEEILAKHDETYMPKEVADKMGKAHQKHDVAAPGGKETAR from the coding sequence ATGAACCCCACCCGTCGCCGTCGCCTGCTGTGGGTGCTGGGCCTGGTCGCCGCCGCCGGCGTCGCCACCGCCCTGGTCGCCACCGCTCTGCAACGCAACATCGCTTATCTGTACACGCCCAGCGAAGTGCTGCGCGGCGAAGCCGGCGAGACCGCCCGCTTCCGCCTCGGCGGGATGGTCGCCGCCGGGTCGTTCCAGCGCACCCGCGGCTCGCTGGAATCGCAATTCCGCGTCACCGACGGCGACGCCGAACTGGCGGTGCGCTACAGCGGCATCCTGCCGGACCTGTTCCGCGAGAGGCAGGCGGTGGTCGCGACCGGCCGCATGCAGGGCGACATCTTCGTCGCCGAGGAAATCCTGGCCAAGCACGACGAGACCTACATGCCGAAGGAAGTCGCCGACAAGATGGGCAAGGCGCACCAGAAGCACGACGTCGCGGCGCCGGGCGGCAAGGAGACGGCGCGTTGA